The genome window ATCTGGCATTTTTTGCGCTAACTTAGTCAGCGCTCGCTCAATTTTTTTATGAGTCGCTTTATCTGCCACCATAGAATTAAATAGCCAACGGTATGCATCTTCAAAATCACGCGGGCTGCCATAGCCATCATTAAATAATTTAACCAAACGTAGTTGTGCTTTTAAATTGCCTTGCGACGACGCTTCACGCAAATACGTAATTGCCATTGCTTTATCTTGCTGAACTAAACGCCCGGTGTCGTAGTAACGCCCTAGCTGCTCTAGCGCTGCCGCTAAGCCTTGTTCAGCCGCTTTTCGCATGTAATACACACCTAACTCTACATTACGATCCACGCACACGTTATAAGCCAGCATATCGCCGTATAAAAATTGATAAGACGGCAATGCCATTTTATTGGCTCGTGCTTCTATATCTTGCACTAACTGGCAATCATCTGCCTTCACCCGCGCTAAATGCGTATTTTTATTTATTAACGCAATTAGCTCAGATTCTGTATACAGCGGTACAGCAGCAGGGCTTTCTGTAGCTAAGCTGTTGGTTGCTATAAATAAAGACAGCGGAATTAACGAAAGCCTTAATACGCAATTACGGTAAAATAAACGCATGCTCACCACTTATAAAAATAAACTTATTAAAATATATACAAAGATCGTTCCAAGGTGAATTTTAGATACAAAAAAAGCTGCACTAGGCAGCTTTTTTTAATCTAATGGTAATTACGCAAACGGGTTGCGAAGTACCATAGTTTCTACGCGGTCTGGACCTGTAGAAATAATATCAATTGGAACACCCGTAATTTCTTCAATACGCTTGATGTAGTCAATCGCAGCTTTTGGTAAACCGTCAAGACTCGTTACACCAACAGTGTTTTCTGACCAACCTGGCATTTCTTCGTATACTGGCGTTACTTTATCGTAACCTTCAGCTGCTAATGGTGTTACGTTAGTAACTGTGCCATCTTCAAGCTTGTAACCAATACAGATTTTAAGCGTTTCTAAGCCGTCTAAAACATCAAGCTTAGTTAAACAAAAACCTGAAATACTGTTGATTTGAACCGCACGGCGCATAGCCACTGCATCTAACCAACCAGTACGACGAAGTCGACCTGTTGTAGCGCCAAACTCATGGCCTTTATCACCTAAGTGCTTACCAACTGGATCTTGTTTCTCAAGACCGTCGTAAAGCTCTGTAGGGAAAGGACCTGAACCAACACGTGTAGTGTACGCTTTAATAATACCTAAAACGTAATCAAGGTTTAATGGACCAAAACCTGCACCAGTCGCAACGCCACCAGCTGTAGTATTTGAAGATGTTACATAAGGGTAAGTACCGTGATCGATATCAAGTAACGTACCTTGTGCACCTTCAAATAAAATGTTTTCGCCTGCTAAACGCGTTTGATCTAAAAGCTCAGTTACATCTACAACCATTGCTTTTAAGATATCAGCAACAGCCATTGCATCATCAAACGTTTTTTGGAAATCTACAGCGTCTACTTTGTAGTAGTTAACTAAAGTGAAGTTATGGTATTCAAGAACTTCTTTTAATTTAGCTGCAAATAATTCAGGATTAAATAAATCGCCTACGCGTAAACCACGGCGAGCCACTTTATCTTCGTACGCAGGACCGATACCACGGCCAGTTGTACCAATTGGCTTATCGCCACGAGCAGTTTCGCGGGCTACATCTAATGCAACATGGAAAGGCAAGATTAGCGGACATGCTTCACTTATTAAAAGACGCTCACGTACTGGTACGCCGCGTTCTTCAAGCATGCCAATTTCTCTCATTAGCGCTTCTGGTGATAAAACTACACCATTACCAATCACACATTTAACATTGTCACGTAATACACCCGATGGAATAAGGTGTAGAACCGTCTTTTCACCTTCGATAACTAAAGTATGACCCGCATTGTGGCCACCTTGATAACGAACTACTAAAGATGCTTTGTCTGTAAGGAGATCAACTACCTTACCCTTTCCTTCGTCACCCCATTGGGTGCCTAATACAACAACGTTTTTACCCATCGTAAATTCACTTAGAGAAAATTAGGACGAGATTTTACCAGAAAACTAAAGTAAAGATCACCCCTGTTCAGCTTATTTTTTCTGCGCGCATTTGTTATATCCAAATATTAGCTAATAACCACATAAATAACAGTGATTTAAAGCACTAGACTGTGTTTAACAAAAAGCCCCGCAAATGCGAGGCTTTTTAACTTTTAAATAATTAACGTAAAGCCTATTGAGCTTTAGCGCCTTTCATATATTGGAAGAAGTCGCTATCTGGTGAAAGCACCATAACGTCTTGCTTATTTTTAAAAGTCTTTTTGTAAGCCTCAAGCGAACGCACAAAACTAAAGAACTCAGGGTCTTTGTTATACGCGCTTGCATAGATGCCTGCGGCATCAGCATCGCCTTGACCACGTACAGAACGCGCATTACGCTCTGCATCGGCAAGCATTACTGTTACACGGCGGTCAACACCCGCACGAATAGTCTCGGCTTTTTCCTGACCTTCAGAACGATGCTCTTTTGCAACAGCAGTACGCTCAGCGCGCATACGTTGGTAAATAGAGCTACTCACTTCTTGTGGTAGGTTGATTTGCTTAACACGTACGTCTAGTACTTCAATACCTAGCTCACGTGCACTTTCAGAAGCTTGTACTAACGCTTCTTCCATCAACTCGCTACGCTCACCCGATACAATTTCGCGAATTGTACGTGTACCAAAGTTTGTACGAAGACCATTATTTACTTTTTGTTTAAGTAGCGTTTCAGCATATTGCTTATCGCCACGGGCACGTAAGTAAAAAGCGCTAAAGTCATTAACACGCCATTTTACAAACGAATCAACAATTAAGTCTTTTTTCTCACTAGTAACAAAGCGGTCCGGCGCACCATCTAGCGTTTGAATACGTGCATCAATACGACGTACTTGGCTAAAAAATGGCACCTTAAATTGTAGGCCTGGGCCATATACAATCGCTTGATCGTCGCTGTCTTTTTGTACTTTACTGAATAACATTACAATTGCTTTTTGCCCTTCAGGTACAACAAATACCGATGAGAAAGACATAACAATGGCAGCTAATAGTATTACTAAACTAAAGTTTTTCATTATGATTATCTCCCATCATTGAAGCGGTCGTTGTTAAAGCGGTCATTGCCACTATTAACAGAGCTATTGCGCGACGTATTTACTTTATTGCGTAAATCTTGAATATCACTAGAGCTTGGAAGTGCAACACGTGTTGCTGTCCCTTGCTTATCCATGATCTTATCAAGTGGTAAATAAAGCATGTTATTACCGCCTTTAACATCAACCAATATTTTAGAACTACTCCCTAACACTTCTTCCATTGCATCAATGTATAAGCGCTCACGAGTAACTTCTTTAGCTGCTTGATATTCAGGTAGTAGCTTTTCAAAACGAGCTACTTCACCTTGTGCTTCTAATGTAATACGCTCTTGGTAACCTTCCGCTTCTTGAGTCATACGCGTTACTTGACCACGAGCACGCGGTTCAATTTCACGAGCATATGCTTCCGCTTCACGAATGAAACGTTCTTCATCTTCTTGTGCAGCAATCGCATCATCAAATGCATCTTTAACTTCAGTTGGCGGACGAGAGTCTTTAAAGTTCACGTCAGTAACAATTAAACCTAAGTTATATGGTTCGATAATCTTATTAAGCTCATCCCATGTATTTTGACGAACAACCTCACGGCCATTAGTTAATACTTGGTCCATTTTTGCATGACCCACAACGTAACGTAGTGCACTATCTAGTGCTTCTTCTAAGCTACTATCAGCGTTAGTTACGCTAAATTCATAAAGGTATGGGTCAATAACACGGTATTGCACCTGAAACTCAACGCTCACTACGTTTTCGTCTTCAGTAAGCATAAAACCAGAAGCCGATAATGAACGAACTGCTTCAATATCTACTGGGATTACCGTTTCAATAAACGTCATTTTCCAACGCAGACCAGGATCAGCAATTCGGTCATATTTACCAAATTGAAGAACCACACCACGCTCGGCTTCTTTAACCGTATAAATACCACTTAACGCCCATACAATAACGGCGATAATAAGTATGAATGAAATACCGGCTCCGCCAAGTCCACCGCCGCTACCATTGCCGGATTTTTTCCCGCCAAATAAGCCGCCGAACTTGTTACTAAACTTGCGGAACACCTCGTCTAAATCAGGTGGGCCTTGATCACGTCCGCCTTTATTATTCCACGGATCTTTGTCATTGCCATTATTACCCGGTTCATTCCAGGCCATAGCTATACTCCATTGTTATCTAAATAAATTAGGAAATTGTGTTAAATCTAACAAATCTACCGCGTTTCTCATACAAAAACCGACATTAAAACGTCAATTTTTAATTACGGTTGATAAAACCAGCAATTTCAGGACCAAATTCTTTAATTAAACGATTCCACTCAACCATTGGCATTCTAACATCTAACAGCCAATTACCTTGCTCATCAAAGCGTTCTTCATGTACTGCATTTAAACTAAACAATGCAGCCCTTAGGCGACCATACAATGGCGTAAGAAATAATGTTTCGTTAAACATCTTCTTAGCAAGCAGTTCACTAATAGCCTCACTAAGTAATTCACACCCTTCACCAGTCTGAGCGCTAAGCCATACTCTTATAGGTTGGCCTTCGTCATCTCGATCAATACGTGGGCTTACGTTATCCAGCGCATCAATTTTATTATAAATTAATAGCTGTGGTACTTCATCGGCTTCAATTTCTTTAAGCACCGATTGTACTTGTTCAATATTTTCTTGAAGACGAGAGTCTGCTGCGTCAATTACATGTAACTGTAAATCAGCTTCACGAGTTTCAGTTAGCGTTGCTTTAAAAGCAGCAACTAAGTCGTGCGGTAAATGACGAATAAAGCCCACTGTATCAGCTAAGATAACAGGACCAACATCACCTAATTCAAGCTTACGTAGAGTCGGGTCAAGCGTTGCAAACAACTGATCGGCCGCGTATACATCTGAATTCGTAATTCGATTAAATAATGTAGATTTACCCGCATTGGTATAGCCAACTAACGATACCGTAGGTATTTCGTTACGAGTGCGAGCTCGCCTACCTTGTTCGCGTTGCACTGCTACTTTAGCTAAACGCGCACGGATATTTTGAATTCGGGCACGAAGTAATCGTCTATCTGTTTCAAGTTGGGTTTCACCAGGTCCACGTAAACCAATCCCGCCTTTTTGGCGTTCAAGATGGGTCCAGCCCCGAATTAATCGAGTCGACATATGGCGAAGTTGTGCCAATTCAACCTGCAGCTTACCCTCATGGGTACGTGCACGTTGGGCAAAAATATCAAGAATTAGCGTCGTTCTATCAAGCACACGACACTGACAAACACGCTCTAAATTACGCTCTTGTGACGGCCTGAGTTGATGATTGAAAATTACGACATCTGCATTGTGGATTTTGACAATCTCAGCTATTTCTTCTGCTTTACCGGTACCGACGAATAGTTTCGGATGTGGTGCTTGACGGCTGCCTTGCACAACCGCCAAACTACTAACACCAGCAGAAGATACCAACATTTCTAATTCATGAAGATCTTCACGATCCCCTTCTTTAGGTAAGTCGATATGAACTAAAATTGCCTGTTCGCCGGATTCATAGCGGTCAAACAAACATTATGCTCCTAATTAAAAGTTACCAGCTTCTGGTTCTTCAGTGTCTTCACTCCCTTGAACTGCTTGGAAGTTAACTGCGCGAGCAGGGACAACTGTTGAAATTGCATGCTTATAAACCATTTGATTTACGGTGTTCTCTAGTAAAATAACAAATTGGTCAAATGACTGAATTTTGCCTTGTAATTTTATGCCATTTACCAAAAAGATTGATACTGGAATGCGCTCACGTCGTAGTGCATTCAAAAATGGGTCTTGTAACGATTGGCCTTTTGCCATGTTATTGTTCCTTCGTTCTAGGTGTTATTATAATTAAGTGGCTGAACTTATTTGATAAAAAACAATATTCAACTACTACTAGCTTAGCGAACTTACTACACGATGCAAGTTTTCTTCGTCACCCGTTGTTAACCAAGTAACATCAGGCCAGCTACGAAGCCACGTTAACTGACGTTTTGCCAATTGACGTGTTGCTGCGATGCCACGAAAAACCATTTCATCATGGCTTGTTTCACCCGCAAGGTAATCCCACATTTGTCTATAACCAACACAACGAATAGAAGGCATATTGGGGTGTAAATCCTTACGTAGATATAGGGTCGAAACTTCATTTTCAAACCCCTGATCAATCATTATTTTAAACCTTTCTTCAATTCGGCGATGTAATTCGCTACGTTCTTGCGGTGCAATCGCAAATTGATGAAAAGTATAAGGTAAAGCCGGCTGTTTTTGCTTTTGCAACTCAGTCATGGTCTTACCAGTTAACCTGTAAACCTCTAAAGCTCGATTAATTCTTTGTGAGTCATTCTCACTTATTTTTTCGGCTGCTTTTGGGTCAACTTTAACTAATTCTTTATATAAATGAGGCCAGCCAAATTCTTTAGCTTGTGCTTCTAGCTCTGATCTTATTACTGTATCTGCTTCAGGCAAAGGCGATAAACCATCAATTAAAGATTTAAAGTACAACATTGTACCTCCAACCAATACAGGCACTTTACCTTGTCTATGAAATTCGTCAATTTTTTGTACTGCATCGCGCCTAAAATCAGCAACTGAATATGTTTCACTCGGGTCAAGTAAGTCGATCAGATGATGCGGAGCTTTAGCAAGTTCTTCTGCATCGGGTTTTGCAGTACCAATGTTCATATCTTTATACACTAACGCTGAATCAACGCTGATTATTTCTGTATTTAAATGCTCGCACAGTGAGATTGCCAATGCTGTTTTACCAGCAGCAGTTGGACCCATTAAAAATATGACTGGTAAATTACTCAACACTGATACCTTAATCTAATTGCGTTAAATAGTGATTTAGCTCTATTTTAACTGCTTTTTCGCGTAAGCGTTCAATAGTTTGCGGATTATTTTGTAAGCGCATTTGTTGCGCTAAAAACACATTGCTTAAATAAAACCGGGGAGGTACACATTTTGTCTGCCACTCTAACCAATTCTCTATATTTTCAAGCCCTGCTTTACACCCATCAAGTAGCTCACCTATCGCTGTACTTACATCAAGTAAATATAGGCACGCTGGCAATTTTTTAACCATTACAAACTGTTTTTCTATTACGAGTTCAAAACCAAGTAAAGTAAACCACGATTGCTGAGCTTCTATAAGTAAGCAATCTTCTTTTGATAAGTTTACTCTTACGGGCAGCAAAAGGGCTTTCCCTTCTAAACTTCCGGACTCTTTAATTTGATTATGCCAATCATCTACCAATACATATTTGAAATGTGAGCAATACAATTGCTGCTCAACACTAAATACACACGCACCTTCATTAACACTGATGATTGAAACTGTCTTTAAAACATTATGCGCAGACTCTAACTGGTGTTGTGCTACAGGTATGTTTGCTACATTATCAAAATGCGCAGCGTGTTGCTCACTCACACCTTGATAAAACGCGTTTACATCATGATGGCTTGTACTTGGTGTAGCACGGTATGCCCCGCCACCGCCAACACTTCTAGTACCTAATGACGAACTACCAGCACTTCCAGAGTAAGAGGGCTGTAATTGCGATTTAGGGTAATCAAATACTCCATCCGCTTTTGTATCATTAGAACTACTATGCGCTGACCCCATAAACACAGGCGCAGATTCCATCTCAGAGCTAAGCGGTTCATTCGTAAACTCACCTTGCAGCGGCACTACCACTTGCTTAATAGCCTGTAATATAAAGTCATGAATTAAGCGCCCTTGATGAAAACGCACTTCATGCTTAGCTGGATGAACATTTACATCAACCTGCCGAGGGTCTATATCAATATAAATGACAAAACCGGGTAATTCTTGTGTTCCACTTACTTCTTCAAATGCCTGGCGTATAGCATGCAGAATAAGTTTATCGCGCATCATACGATTATTAACATAAGTATACTGAGTCGTATTAGCTGAACCTACAGGTAGCACCCAACCATGCAGCTGTAAGCCACCCTCTCCTGATTGAATATGCAAACCTTGCTCAGCAAAAGCCTTACCTGCAACTTGCGCTACACGTGTAATAGCCTGAGAGGGATCTGTCTTCGCACGATACTGCCTTACTACTTTTTCGTTGTGAGTTAGTGTAATAGAGACATCAAAGCGACTAAGCGCAATACGCTTTATCAACTCATCAATATGGCTAAATTCAGTTTTTTCGGTACGCAAGAATTTACGACGAGCTGGGGTGTTAAAAAATAAATCTTTTACTTCAATGGTTGTGCCATCAGGGTGCGCTACTGGCTTTACTTGCACGGCCATATCGCGACCTTCTGCAAATGCTTGCCAAGCAGCTTCTTGATCTTTTGGTTTTGAGCTCAGCGTTAAACGCGATACAGAGCTAATTGACGCAAGCGCTTCTCCCCTAAAACCAAGTGAACAAATATTTTCAAGGTCATCTAGAGATTTTAATTTACTCGTAGCGTGACGAGAAAGCGCGAGCGTTAGCTCATCTTTACTTATCCCTGAACCGTTATCACGTATACGAATAAGCTTATGACCGCCACGCTCTATATCTATCTGAATACGTGTAGCGCCAGCATCTAAACTGTTTTCGACTAGCTCTTTTACTACCGACGCTGGGCGCTCAACCACTTCGCCTGCGGCAATTTGGTTAGCTAAACGTGCGGGTAATATTTCAATATTCATGAGATTTCCTAGCAAGCATTGCGCTAATAATAATGACTAACTTTGTGGTATATCGAGCTCTTGCCCAATAAACAAAGTATTAGAGCTAAGCTTATTAACTTGTTTTAATTCAGTGACTGTAATGCCATAGCGACTCGCCAACATACTTAAAGATTCACCCGGGCGTACCTTGTGCTTTGTTGGATATTGCGACTTTAATTTAGCAAATAAAGAGTCATCAGGTGGATTTTTTAAATAGTAATTTTTAATTGAAGTAAATATAGCTTTAGCCAAACGCTCTTGATGGTTAGCACTTTTAAGCAGCTTTTCTTCTCGTGGGTTAGATATAAACCCTGTTTCTACTAAAATTGATGGGATATCTGGTGATTTAAGTACAGCAAGACTCGCATGTTGGGGATCTTTTTTATGCAGCTTAGCAACTTTACGTAACTCTTTAACCACTTCGTCAGCTACGTTTAAGCCAGTTTTCATAGAGTGATCCATCGACATATCAAGTAATGCTTGCGCTAAGTATTTTTCGTTAGCGGCATCTTTCATTACATCCGCAGCGCCACCTAAAAGCTCAGAGTGCTTTTCTTTATCTTCTATCCATTTACCTATCTCTGAATTAGCACGCCTTAATGACAACACCCAAACAGAAGCACCATTTGGTCCCGGGCTCGTAAATGCATCAGCATGAATAGAGACAAAAAAGTCGGCCTTTTTTTCACGAGCACGATTGGTACGCGTATTAAGTTTTACAAAGTAGTCACCGCTTCGTACCATGCGCGAAATCATCCCACGTTCGCCATCTATCATGCGCTCTAAACGTTTTGCAATTTGCAGTGTTACTGTTTTTTCGTACGTGCCAGAGGGACCAATTGAACCTGGATCTTCGCCGCCATGGCCCGCATCAATTGCAATCACAATATCGCGTTCTTGGCTTAACTGGCGGTTTTTAGCGGCTGTTTGAGCAGGAGAAACAACTGTGGCAGCTTGGCTTTTATTGTATAAATCAACAACGAGCCTATTTTTATAAGGGCCTGTAGGCGCTAAAGCAAATACAACTGGCTTTACTGGTGCGTTTAATTCAAACACTAACCGAACACTGTGCTTATTTTTAGGTTTTGAGTAGCGTAGCTTGCTCACTATTTGATGTTTTGGTGGTACACCTGGTAGTATTTTTAACTCGTTAGTGTTTTCTAAATCAATTACTAAGCGGCTTGGGTTTTTAAGCATGAAATAGCTAAAGTCAGGCTTATCATTTAAATCAAATACCACACGCGTACTATCAGGGGATGGCCATACGCGTACACTATTAATTGTATTTTTGGCCCACAGCGGCAAGCTTATGGTAATAACCATAAGGTAAATAAAGAGTTTAACTACACCTCGGCTCATTTGATAATTACTGCCTTAACTATATTATTATTTGTTATTTAGTTTTTCGACAATTGCTACACCACGCTCACTGGCGCTATTAATAACAATTTTACGTTCGTTACCCATATAGCTTAGAGTAATATCTAAATCAGGCACAGGAATAAATTCACCACCTTTTTCTGGCCACTCAACAACGCAAATTGCATCTGGTGAAAAATAATCGCGTATTCCCATGTATTCAAGCTCTTCAGGGTCACCTAAGCGGTATAAATCAAAATGATAAACATTTGCGCGCTCGAGTTCATAAGGTTCAACAAGTGTATACGTTGGGCTTTTAACTTTGCCTGTATGTCCAAAGCCTTGCACTACACCTCGAGTAAACGTTGTTTTACCAGCGCCTAAATCACCATGTAAATAAATAACCGCACCTTGCTCTATAATATCAGCAACGCAATTACCCATTGCGACCGTGGCTACTTCATCAGTCAAATGAAATTCAAAACTACGCGTCATTACTACCTCAAAAATTCATTCAAAAGCGCATATTTGCTAATCATACCAGAATATTAATTTAAGGCGATAAATTGAGGTTTTAGACATAAAAAAACCAGGTAAGCTGATAATAGAAGTTGTGTATGGATGTCTATTTTCGATACTTTGAAGCTGTATCATTGTAATAAAATAAGGTAAGTGAGTTCTCAGACTAAAAGATAGTAAAAGAAAAGTAACACCACGAATTAGATGACCCCATGTTGGCATTAAATTAACTGAGATATGTAAGTTTATTATCTAACTTCTTCTGATTCAGCAGATGGTTCTGCTAGCAAAAAAGTAACTGGTAAATGAAACTCTCAACTACTCCCCAAGATAACTTTATATTTTCAGATAAAAGACTAATCCAGGTGACCCGCTCACCCTAGTTTACTGTTTACAGGTGCTTTAAATACAAAAAGCCCCAGCTAATGCCGGGGCTTTTTTACAAAACTAACTTAATTAAAAAATTAAGCTTGTTTTGGACTAGAAATAACGTCTACTAAAGTCCAAGATTTATTCTTAGAAATTGGTGCGCATTCACGGATAGTAACTACGTCACCCGCTTTTGCTGTGTTATTTTCGTCATGTACGTGTAACTTAGTCGTACGTTTAATGAATTTCCCATAGATTGGGTGCTTCACATAACGTGCGATAGCGATAGTGAAAGATTTTTCCATCTTGTCGCTGATTACACGGCCTTGAAGAGTACGAATTTTATCGCTCATTATTGACCTGCCTTCTGGTTAATAACTGTTTTTACACGCGCGATATCGCGGCGTACTGTTCTTAGCGTGTGTGTCTGAGCTAACTGACCAGTGCTAGCTTGCATGCGCATATTAAATTGCTCACGAAGTAGTCCTAGAAGTTCAGCATTAAGCTCTTCTACGCTTTTGTCTTTTAGTTCGCTAGCTTTCATCACATTACCGTCCGAGTTACGAAAGTTGTTTTGAATGGCAATTTACGAGCAGCAAGGTCGAATGCTTCACGAGCAAGCTCTTCTGAAACACCTTCCATTTCGTAAAGTACTTTACCAGGCTGAATTTCAGCAACCCAATATTCAACAGAACCTTTACCTTTACCCATACGAACTTCAAGAGGTTTTTCTGTAATCGGTTTGTCAGGGAAGACACGAATCCAGATTTTACCTTGACGTTTCACGTGACGCGTCATAGCACGACGAGCTGCTTCGATTTGACGAGCAGTCATACGGCCACGGCCAGTTGCTTTCAATCCGAAAGTACCGAAGCTTACTTTGTTACCGTTTTGCGCTAAACCGCGGTTGCGGCCTTTGTGCATTTTACGGAATTTTGTACGTTTTGGCTGTAACATTAGTCGCTACCTCTACTTAGCACTTTTCTTGGCTTTCTTTGGTGCGCGTTTAGCTGGCTTCTCTTGCTCTTGTACTAGTGGTAAACCACCAATAACTTCGCCTTTGAAGATCCAAACTTTAACACCAATGATACCATAAGTGGTTAAGGCTTCAGAAGTTGCGTAATCGATATCAGCACGAAGAGTATGTAGAGGTACACGACCTTCACGATACCATTCTGAACGTGCGATTTCAGCGCCGCCAAGACGACCGCTAACTTCAACTTTAATCCCTTTAGAACCGATGCGCATTGCATTTTGTACCGAACGCTTCATAGCGCGACGGAACATAACACGACGTTCTAGTTGAGAGGCAATGCCGTCTGCTACTAGTTGTGCATCTAGTTCTGGTTTACGTACTTCAGAGATATTAATCTGAGCAGGTACACCAGCGATTTTAGTTACCGCTTGACGTAATTTTTCTACGTCTTCGCCTTTTTTACCGATAACAACACCCGGACGAGCCGTATGAATTGTTACACGGATTGATTTTGCTGGACGCTCAATAACGATTTTAGACACAGAAGCCGTTTTCAATTCCTTAGTAAGGAATGTACGAACTTTGTGATCGCCAAAAAGCTGTGCAGAGAAATCTTTTGAACTCGCGTACCAGGTAGAAACCCAAGGTTTAGATATACCTAGGCGAATACCAGTAGGATGAACTTTTTGTCCCATTACTTATACTCCTAGCTATCTGAAACCATAACAGTGATATGGCTTGTACGCTTAAGGATGCGGTCTGCGCGTCCTTTAGCACGAGGCATAATACGTTTCATTGTAGGACCATCGTCCACAAAGATCGTTGTTATACGAAGCTCATCAATGTCAGCACCTTCGTTATGCTCTGCGTTAGCAATAGCAGACTCAAGTACTTTCTTAACTAATACAGCCGCTTTCTTCGGGCTGTACGCCAGGATTTCTAGTGCGCGATCTACAGGTAACCCGCGGATCTGATCTGCAACTAGACGTGCTTTTTGCGCCGAACCAGAGGCGAATTTATGTTTAGCTAATGCTTGCATTTATCTTCCCCTCTTATCGTTTCTTCGCTTTCTTATCCGCAGCATGGCCACGGTAAGTGCGAGTTGGTGCAAATTCACCTAGTTTGTGACCGATCATTTCGTCAGAAACGAAAACTGGTACGTGCTGGCGACCATTATGGACAGCAATGGTCAATCCGATCATGTTAGGTATGATCATTGAACGACGGCTCCAAGTTTTAATTGGCTTTTTCTCACCGCTTTCCAAAGCTTTCTCTACCTTCTTCAGCAAGTGTAGGTCTATAAAAGGACCCTTCTTGAGAGAGCGTGGCATGGCTATTCCTCAATATTACTTAGTACGACGACGTACTATAAATTTATCCGTACGCTTGTTCTTACGCGTCTTCGCACCTTTAGTCGGTTTACCCCATGGAGACACAGGATGACGACCACCAGATGTACGACCTTCACCACCACCGTGTGGGTGATCTACCGGGTTCATGGCAACACCACGAACTGTCGGACGAATACCACGCCAGCGATTTGCACCTGCTTTACCAAGTGAACGAAGCATATGCTCAGCATTGCCTACTTCACCTAGAGTCGCACGACAATCAGATTCAACTTTACGAACTTCGCCTGAACGAAGACGTAATGTTACATACTGACCATCACGAGCAAGGATTTGA of Pseudoalteromonas arctica A 37-1-2 contains these proteins:
- the miaA gene encoding tRNA (adenosine(37)-N6)-dimethylallyltransferase MiaA — encoded protein: MSNLPVIFLMGPTAAGKTALAISLCEHLNTEIISVDSALVYKDMNIGTAKPDAEELAKAPHHLIDLLDPSETYSVADFRRDAVQKIDEFHRQGKVPVLVGGTMLYFKSLIDGLSPLPEADTVIRSELEAQAKEFGWPHLYKELVKVDPKAAEKISENDSQRINRALEVYRLTGKTMTELQKQKQPALPYTFHQFAIAPQERSELHRRIEERFKIMIDQGFENEVSTLYLRKDLHPNMPSIRCVGYRQMWDYLAGETSHDEMVFRGIAATRQLAKRQLTWLRSWPDVTWLTTGDEENLHRVVSSLS
- the mutL gene encoding DNA mismatch repair endonuclease MutL: MNIEILPARLANQIAAGEVVERPASVVKELVENSLDAGATRIQIDIERGGHKLIRIRDNGSGISKDELTLALSRHATSKLKSLDDLENICSLGFRGEALASISSVSRLTLSSKPKDQEAAWQAFAEGRDMAVQVKPVAHPDGTTIEVKDLFFNTPARRKFLRTEKTEFSHIDELIKRIALSRFDVSITLTHNEKVVRQYRAKTDPSQAITRVAQVAGKAFAEQGLHIQSGEGGLQLHGWVLPVGSANTTQYTYVNNRMMRDKLILHAIRQAFEEVSGTQELPGFVIYIDIDPRQVDVNVHPAKHEVRFHQGRLIHDFILQAIKQVVVPLQGEFTNEPLSSEMESAPVFMGSAHSSSNDTKADGVFDYPKSQLQPSYSGSAGSSSLGTRSVGGGGAYRATPSTSHHDVNAFYQGVSEQHAAHFDNVANIPVAQHQLESAHNVLKTVSIISVNEGACVFSVEQQLYCSHFKYVLVDDWHNQIKESGSLEGKALLLPVRVNLSKEDCLLIEAQQSWFTLLGFELVIEKQFVMVKKLPACLYLLDVSTAIGELLDGCKAGLENIENWLEWQTKCVPPRFYLSNVFLAQQMRLQNNPQTIERLREKAVKIELNHYLTQLD
- a CDS encoding N-acetylmuramoyl-L-alanine amidase, with translation MSRGVVKLFIYLMVITISLPLWAKNTINSVRVWPSPDSTRVVFDLNDKPDFSYFMLKNPSRLVIDLENTNELKILPGVPPKHQIVSKLRYSKPKNKHSVRLVFELNAPVKPVVFALAPTGPYKNRLVVDLYNKSQAATVVSPAQTAAKNRQLSQERDIVIAIDAGHGGEDPGSIGPSGTYEKTVTLQIAKRLERMIDGERGMISRMVRSGDYFVKLNTRTNRAREKKADFFVSIHADAFTSPGPNGASVWVLSLRRANSEIGKWIEDKEKHSELLGGAADVMKDAANEKYLAQALLDMSMDHSMKTGLNVADEVVKELRKVAKLHKKDPQHASLAVLKSPDIPSILVETGFISNPREEKLLKSANHQERLAKAIFTSIKNYYLKNPPDDSLFAKLKSQYPTKHKVRPGESLSMLASRYGITVTELKQVNKLSSNTLFIGQELDIPQS
- the tsaE gene encoding tRNA (adenosine(37)-N6)-threonylcarbamoyltransferase complex ATPase subunit type 1 TsaE; the encoded protein is MTRSFEFHLTDEVATVAMGNCVADIIEQGAVIYLHGDLGAGKTTFTRGVVQGFGHTGKVKSPTYTLVEPYELERANVYHFDLYRLGDPEELEYMGIRDYFSPDAICVVEWPEKGGEFIPVPDLDITLSYMGNERKIVINSASERGVAIVEKLNNK
- the rpsQ gene encoding 30S ribosomal protein S17 — its product is MSDKIRTLQGRVISDKMEKSFTIAIARYVKHPIYGKFIKRTTKLHVHDENNTAKAGDVVTIRECAPISKNKSWTLVDVISSPKQA
- the rpmC gene encoding 50S ribosomal protein L29 — its product is MKASELKDKSVEELNAELLGLLREQFNMRMQASTGQLAQTHTLRTVRRDIARVKTVINQKAGQ
- the rplP gene encoding 50S ribosomal protein L16 — encoded protein: MLQPKRTKFRKMHKGRNRGLAQNGNKVSFGTFGLKATGRGRMTARQIEAARRAMTRHVKRQGKIWIRVFPDKPITEKPLEVRMGKGKGSVEYWVAEIQPGKVLYEMEGVSEELAREAFDLAARKLPFKTTFVTRTVM